A region of Paraburkholderia sp. BL23I1N1 DNA encodes the following proteins:
- a CDS encoding RidA family protein, giving the protein MSKNQLTRYPSPLTAPLSKAVRAGDFLFLSGQTPKDEKLQPLRGDIEAQTRNVLETIAASLAELDSNMTQVVRATVWLSDIKLMSRFNAVYAEFFKNALPVRSTVEAQLSQGVDVEIEVTAFAPAH; this is encoded by the coding sequence ATGAGCAAAAACCAACTTACCCGCTACCCGAGCCCTCTCACCGCGCCGCTGTCGAAAGCGGTCAGAGCAGGCGACTTCCTGTTTCTCTCAGGCCAGACGCCAAAGGACGAGAAACTGCAGCCGCTACGCGGAGACATCGAAGCGCAAACCCGAAATGTCCTGGAAACCATCGCGGCGTCCCTCGCTGAACTCGATTCCAACATGACCCAAGTGGTGCGCGCTACGGTATGGCTCTCCGACATCAAGCTGATGTCTCGTTTCAACGCCGTGTACGCGGAGTTCTTCAAGAACGCGTTACCAGTGCGGAGCACTGTCGAAGCACAACTCTCACAAGGGGTCGATGTGGAAATCGAGGTGACCGCGTTCGCGCCTGCTCATTAG
- a CDS encoding RraA family protein, with product MSLPGFRINPAPNVAPEGVIDRLKNVVTPHLSDNMGRLVGAVGLTRFNKTGKLVGTAFTVKTRPGDNLIIYKALMMMQSGHVLVVDGGGEQHNALVGELVKLHAEQHGCVGFVIDGSIRDVAAFEAFPCYARSISHRGPYKDGPGELNVPVSVGGQVVNPGDLVVGDEDGVVFFPQDSAEELLALASKHAEKERGIQDEIATGRREQQWIEKLLHDKIVA from the coding sequence ATGAGTCTTCCCGGTTTTCGGATTAACCCGGCGCCGAATGTTGCGCCCGAAGGTGTTATCGACCGTCTGAAGAACGTAGTGACGCCACACCTCAGCGACAACATGGGTCGCTTGGTCGGAGCAGTCGGACTCACACGTTTTAACAAGACTGGCAAGTTGGTCGGGACGGCATTCACGGTGAAGACGCGCCCGGGCGACAATCTCATCATCTACAAAGCGCTGATGATGATGCAATCCGGCCATGTTCTGGTCGTTGACGGGGGTGGGGAGCAACACAACGCATTAGTCGGCGAACTGGTAAAGCTACATGCTGAACAACACGGTTGCGTCGGATTTGTCATTGATGGCTCTATCCGTGACGTTGCAGCATTTGAGGCTTTTCCATGCTATGCCCGTAGCATTAGCCACCGCGGGCCATACAAGGACGGACCGGGCGAACTCAATGTCCCGGTTTCCGTCGGCGGACAGGTTGTGAACCCGGGTGACTTGGTTGTTGGCGACGAAGACGGTGTCGTGTTCTTCCCGCAGGATAGCGCGGAGGAGTTGTTGGCTCTTGCGAGCAAACATGCTGAGAAAGAGCGAGGGATTCAGGACGAGATTGCCACTGGCCGACGTGAACAGCAATGGATTGAAAAACTGCTGCATGACAAGATAGTCGCGTAA